From a single Bacillus pumilus genomic region:
- the ypeB gene encoding germination protein YpeB: MIRGILIAILGIAVISTGYWGYKEHQEKDAVLLHAENNYQRAFHDLTYQVDQLHDKLGATLAMNSQSSISPALADVWRMSSEAHNNVSQLPLTLMPFNKTEEFLANVGDFSYKSSVKSLSDEPLNKNTHKTITSLYQQAADIQNELRQVQHLVLNKNLKWMDVEMALADGDRKNDNTIIDGLKTVERNADAFADVDLGPTNVSTESETRGYNHLKGKKISKKEAIRIAQKFTPDHNQDFKVRKSGSKTNRDVYSLSMSDPDSQANFYLDLTEKGGHPVYLLQNREVKKQKISLNDASEKALSFLKKQGFDAESFHLDESAQFDNIGVFTYVPLQKNVLLYPDSIRMKVALDDGEVVGFSAKDYLTNHKTRDIKSPKISQKDAKKTLNQHVKIEDSHLAIVQNDMSEEVLCYEFLGTIKNDTYRMFINADTGKEERVDKLKNAEPIYKDL, translated from the coding sequence ATGATCAGAGGAATATTGATTGCCATTTTAGGAATTGCTGTCATCTCAACAGGTTATTGGGGCTATAAAGAGCATCAAGAAAAAGACGCAGTGCTGCTGCACGCAGAGAACAATTACCAAAGGGCTTTCCACGATTTAACGTACCAAGTGGACCAGCTGCATGACAAACTTGGGGCAACACTTGCAATGAACAGCCAGTCTTCGATTTCCCCAGCGCTTGCAGATGTATGGAGAATGTCGTCAGAAGCACATAACAATGTAAGCCAGCTTCCGCTCACATTAATGCCCTTTAACAAAACGGAAGAATTTCTGGCGAATGTCGGAGACTTTAGCTACAAATCATCAGTCAAATCTTTATCAGATGAACCGTTAAACAAGAATACGCACAAAACCATTACGTCTTTATATCAGCAAGCGGCTGATATCCAAAACGAACTGAGACAAGTGCAGCATCTCGTCCTCAACAAAAATTTAAAATGGATGGATGTTGAAATGGCGCTGGCTGACGGTGACCGAAAGAACGATAACACCATCATTGATGGGCTCAAAACAGTTGAGAGAAATGCAGATGCATTTGCGGATGTCGATCTCGGGCCTACAAATGTGTCGACAGAATCAGAAACACGCGGCTACAATCATTTAAAAGGCAAAAAGATTTCAAAGAAAGAAGCGATCCGTATTGCCCAAAAATTCACACCTGACCATAATCAAGATTTTAAGGTGAGAAAAAGTGGAAGCAAAACCAATCGAGATGTGTACAGTTTGTCGATGTCAGATCCTGATAGTCAAGCGAATTTCTATTTAGACTTGACTGAAAAAGGAGGACACCCAGTCTACCTTCTTCAAAATCGAGAGGTGAAAAAACAGAAAATCAGTTTAAATGATGCGTCAGAAAAAGCACTCAGCTTCTTAAAGAAGCAAGGATTTGATGCAGAGTCGTTCCATTTAGATGAAAGTGCGCAATTTGATAATATCGGTGTATTTACCTATGTGCCTCTTCAAAAAAATGTACTCCTCTATCCGGATAGTATACGCATGAAAGTCGCATTAGATGATGGTGAGGTAGTAGGGTTTTCAGCGAAAGACTACTTAACGAATCATAAAACAAGAGACATAAAATCACCTAAAATCTCACAAAAAGATGCGAAGAAAACATTGAATCAACATGTGAAAATTGAAGATTCTCATTTAGCAATCGTACAAAATGACATGTCAGAGGAAGTATTGTGCTATGAGTTTCTCGGAACGATTAAAAATGATACGTACCGCATGTTCATTAATGCCGATACTGGAAAAGAAGAACGAGTAGATAAACTAAAAAACGCAGAACCTATATATAAAGACCTATAG
- a CDS encoding DUF5359 family protein gives MKTLERWLLKAVLIQLVLLLAVQITLHLTKGELFLSKVVQYEGVNNMSIEDWIETFKQKD, from the coding sequence ATGAAGACATTGGAAAGATGGTTATTGAAAGCAGTGCTTATTCAGCTTGTATTATTATTAGCCGTTCAGATCACACTTCATTTAACGAAAGGAGAGCTTTTTTTGTCAAAAGTCGTGCAATATGAAGGCGTAAATAACATGAGTATTGAAGATTGGATTGAGACGTTTAAGCAGAAGGATTGA
- a CDS encoding flagellar brake protein produces MLQIGDAITIEYVNENKEVKTAKSKVLENNNDDICINYPADKETGRTIYLNQQTEITVFFFDENQIPYKCTSEVIGKRKEDIPMIVISIPPKEEMVRLQRREYLRVDTMVKATITQADEEPFETFIVNMSAGGVAIAVPEGVALKEYGEVGTEFELPLKEPVKIKAVAEINRVYQDEQTGKMRAIMEFSEITNDQQQHIMKYCFQQQLLTRVKKA; encoded by the coding sequence ATGTTACAAATAGGGGATGCAATCACAATTGAATATGTCAATGAGAACAAAGAAGTGAAAACTGCAAAATCGAAAGTTTTGGAAAATAATAACGATGATATTTGCATTAATTATCCAGCTGATAAAGAAACGGGCCGAACGATTTATTTAAACCAGCAAACAGAAATCACCGTTTTCTTTTTCGATGAAAATCAAATTCCATACAAATGTACAAGCGAGGTCATTGGCAAGAGAAAAGAAGATATTCCGATGATTGTCATCTCCATTCCGCCAAAAGAAGAAATGGTCCGGCTTCAGCGCAGAGAATACCTTCGAGTCGACACAATGGTCAAAGCAACGATTACACAAGCGGATGAAGAACCCTTTGAGACGTTTATTGTCAATATGAGTGCCGGCGGCGTAGCAATCGCTGTTCCTGAAGGTGTCGCATTGAAAGAATATGGAGAAGTGGGAACAGAGTTTGAACTTCCACTTAAAGAGCCTGTGAAAATTAAAGCGGTTGCAGAAATCAATCGAGTATATCAGGATGAGCAGACTGGCAAAATGAGAGCGATCATGGAGTTTTCTGAGATCACCAATGACCAGCAGCAGCACATTATGAAGTACTGCTTCCAGCAGCAGCTTTTAACACGGGTGAAAAAAGCATAA
- the cmk gene encoding (d)CMP kinase translates to MKKKLSIAIDGPAAAGKSTVAKIVAAKKSYIYIDTGAMYRAITLAALNHGVDLEDEQALDALLKKTVIDLVSTDEGQKVHLDNTDVTEDIRTDRVSNQVSVVAKHRAVREEMVRRQQELGKKGGVVMDGRDIGTHVLPDAEVKIFLLASVEERAKRRFEENQKKGYDVNYDQLIEEIARRDKLDSEREVSPLKKADDAIEIDTTALSIQEVAGKILDAADRVEKQ, encoded by the coding sequence ATGAAAAAGAAATTATCTATCGCAATTGACGGTCCTGCAGCAGCAGGAAAAAGCACTGTGGCAAAAATTGTCGCAGCCAAAAAATCATATATTTATATCGACACAGGTGCCATGTACCGTGCGATTACCCTTGCGGCACTCAATCATGGTGTAGACCTAGAAGACGAACAGGCACTTGATGCTTTGCTGAAAAAGACTGTCATTGATCTAGTCTCAACGGACGAAGGTCAAAAAGTTCATCTTGACAATACCGATGTCACAGAGGATATTCGCACAGACCGAGTAAGCAACCAAGTATCAGTTGTTGCAAAGCACCGAGCTGTTCGGGAAGAAATGGTCCGCAGGCAGCAAGAGCTTGGTAAAAAAGGCGGAGTCGTGATGGACGGAAGAGACATAGGTACGCATGTTCTTCCAGATGCTGAAGTGAAAATTTTCTTGCTTGCATCAGTAGAGGAAAGAGCAAAACGACGCTTTGAAGAAAATCAGAAAAAAGGCTACGATGTCAATTACGATCAGCTGATTGAAGAGATCGCAAGACGTGATAAGCTTGATTCTGAGCGCGAAGTTTCGCCGCTGAAAAAAGCGGATGACGCCATTGAAATTGACACAACAGCTCTTTCTATTCAAGAGGTAGCTGGTAAAATTTTAGATGCAGCAGACCGCGTGGAAAAACAGTAA